A single genomic interval of Helianthus annuus cultivar XRQ/B chromosome 6, HanXRQr2.0-SUNRISE, whole genome shotgun sequence harbors:
- the LOC110865742 gene encoding germin-like protein 5-1 — protein sequence MATFDYGLMISMMMTILLASFVSADPDLLQDVCVADLTSGVKINGFPCKSNISADDFFFAGLAKPGLTNNTFGATVTLATVQQIKGVNTQGVSMARIDYAPGGINTPHTHPRATEIFFVLEGELDVGFITTENKLFSKRIKKGEIFTFPRALIHFQINKGKVPAAALAAFNSQMPGLQSVANALFASSPPVDDVVLSKSFQIGTQEVETIKSKFAPKK from the exons ATGGCTACTTTCGATTACGGGTTGATGATCAGCATGATGATGACCATCTTGTTGGCTTCCTTTGTATCTGCAGATCCTGATTTGCTTCAAGATGTTTGTGTTGCAGATCTTACTTCAG GTGTAAAAATAAACGGGTTCCCTTGCAAAAGCAACATATCAGCCGATGATTTCTTCTTCGCGGGGTTAGCAAAGCCGGGGCTAACTAACAACACCTTCGGTGCAACCGTTACACTAGCTACTGTCCAACAAATCAAAGGAGTAAACACCCAGGGGGTATCCATGGCTCGCATTGATTATGCACCAGGGGGTATCAACACACCGCACACACATCCACGCGCCACTGAGATATTTTTTGTGCTCGAAGGCGAATTGGATGTCGGGTTCATCACCACAGAAAATAAACTCTTCTCCAAAAGAATTAAGAAAGGTGAAATCTTTACATTTCCTAGAGCTTTAATTCACTTCCAAATAAACAAGGGGAAAGTTCCTGCCGCCGCTCTTGCAGCCTTCAACAGCCAGATGCCGGGACTCCAAAGTGTGGCAAATGCTTTGTTTGCCTCATCTCCACCGGTGGATGATGTTGTGTTGAGTAAATCATTCCAAATTGGGACTCAAGAGGTTGAGACAATTAAGTCCAAATTTGCTCCAAAAAAGTAA